A DNA window from Danio aesculapii chromosome 1, fDanAes4.1, whole genome shotgun sequence contains the following coding sequences:
- the LOC130222928 gene encoding uncharacterized protein DDB_G0286299 isoform X2, translating to MASSEEDYEDDYEDDDDVNDEEEEDEDEEDDDEEEDDDEEEHEDEEDEEDDDEEEDDDEDDYDEEEDDDEDDYDEEEDDDEDDYDEEEDDDEDDYDEEEDDNEEDDDYDDEEDYDEEEDEKDGDKISDKQVQEKMPTESQKMKESGNEKAAKIQKNQTNKEAAAADTNATTPKIQREQTKKEAAAADTNTTKPKTQKKQTKKEATPADTNTTKPKIQKKQTKKEATATVTNTTKPKIQKEQAKKEATPADTNTTKPKIQKEQAKKEATATDTNATKPKIQKEQAKKEATATDTNATKPKIQKEQAKKEATATDTNTTKPKIQKEQAKKEATPADTNTTKPKIQKEQAKKEATATDTNATKPKIQKEQAKKEATATDTNATKPKIQKEQIKKEATPAETNTTKPKIQKEQTKKEATPAETNTTKPKIQKEQAKKEATSAETNTTKPKIQKKQTKKEATPADTNTTKPKIQKEQAKKEATPADTNATNPKVQKKQTKKEATATDTNTTKPKIQKEQTKKEATPADTNTTKPKIQKEQAKKEATPADTNATNPKVQKKQTKKEATATDTNTTKPKIQKEQTKKEATAADTNTTKPKIQQEQAKKEATAADTNASNPKIQKEQTKKEATPAETNTTKPKIQKEQTRKEATVASH from the exons ATGGCATCAAGTGAAGAAG ATTATGAAGACGATtacgaagatgatgatgatgtaaatgatgaggaggaggaagatgaagatgaggaagatgatgatgaggaggaggatgatgatgaggaggaacatgaagatgaggaggatgaagaagatgatgatgaggaagaagatgatgatgaagatgattatgaTGAGGAAGAAGATGACGATGAAGATGATTATGATGAGGAAGAAGATGACGATGAAGATGATTATGATgaggaagaagatgatgatgaagatgattatgatgaggaagaggatgataatgaggaagatgatgattatgatgatgaagaggatTATGATGAGGAAGAAGATGAAAAAGATGGTGACAAGATCTCTG ATAAGCAGGTGCAGGAAAAAATGCCAACAGAGAGCCAGAAAATGAAGGAGTCGGGGAATGAAAAAGCTGCTAAAATTCAGAAgaatcaaacaaacaaagaagCCGCTGCAGCTGACACAAATGCTACAACTCCTAAAATCCAGAGggaacaaacaaagaaagaagcTGCTGCAGCTGACACAAATACTACGAAGCCTAAAACCcagaagaaacaaacaaagaaagaagcCACTCCAGCTGATACAAATACTACGAAGCCTAAAATCcagaagaaacaaacaaagaaagaagcCACTGCAACTGTTACAAATACTACGAAGCCTAAAATCCAGAAGGAACAAGCAAAGAAAGAAGCCACTCCAGCTGACACAAATACTACGAAGCCTAAAATCCAGAAGGAACAAGCAAAGAAAGAAGCCACTGCAACTGATACAAATGCTACGAAGCCTAAAATCCAGAAGGAACAAGCAAAGAAAGAAGCCACTGCAACTGATACAAATGCTACGAAGCCTAAAATCCAGAAGGAACAAGCAAAGAAAGAAGCCACTGCAACTGATACAAATACTACGAAGCCTAAAATCCAGAAGGAACAAGCAAAGAAAGAAGCCACTCCAGCTGACACAAATACTACGAAGCCTAAAATCCAGAAGGAACAAGCAAAGAAAGAAGCCACTGCAACTGATACAAATGCTACGAAGCCTAAAATCCAGAAGGAACAAGCAAAGAAAGAAGCCACTGCAACTGATACAAATGCTACGAAGCCTAAAATCCAGAAGgaacaaataaagaaagaagcCACTCCAGCTGAAACAAATACTACGAAGCCTAAAATCCAGAAggaacaaacaaagaaagaagcCACTCCAGCTGAAACAAATACTACGAAGCCTAAAATCCAGAAGGAACAAGCAAAGAAAGAAGCCACTTCAGCTGAAACAAATACTACGAAGCCTAAAATCcagaagaaacaaacaaagaaagaagcCACCCCAGCTGATACAAATACTACGAAGCCTAAAATCCAGAAGGAACAAGCTAAGAAAGAAGCCACTCCAGCTGACACAAATGCTACAAATCCTAAAGTCcagaagaaacaaacaaagaaagaagcCACTGCAACTGATACAAATACTACGAAGCCTAAAATCCAGAAggaacaaacaaagaaagaagcCACCCCAGCTGATACAAATACTACGAAGCCTAAAATCCAGAAGGAACAAGCTAAGAAAGAAGCCACTCCAGCTGACACAAATGCTACAAATCCTAAAGTCcagaagaaacaaacaaagaaagaagcCACTGCAACTGATACAAATACTACGAAGCCTAAAATCCAGAAggaacaaacaaagaaagaagcCACTGCAGCTGACACAAATACTACGAAGCCTAAAATCCAGCAGGAACAAGCAAAGAAAGAAGCCACTGCAGCTGACACAAATGCTTCAAATCCTAAAATCCAGAAggaacaaacaaagaaagaagcCACTCCAGCCGAAACAAATACTACGAAGCCTAAAATCCAGAAGGAACAAACAAGGAAAGAAGCCACTGTAGCATCTCATTAA
- the LOC130222928 gene encoding uncharacterized protein DDB_G0286299 isoform X1, translated as MASSEEDEDYEDDYEDDDDVNDEEEEDEDEEDDDEEEDDDEEEHEDEEDEEDDDEEEDDDEDDYDEEEDDDEDDYDEEEDDDEDDYDEEEDDDEDDYDEEEDDNEEDDDYDDEEDYDEEEDEKDGDKISDKQVQEKMPTESQKMKESGNEKAAKIQKNQTNKEAAAADTNATTPKIQREQTKKEAAAADTNTTKPKTQKKQTKKEATPADTNTTKPKIQKKQTKKEATATVTNTTKPKIQKEQAKKEATPADTNTTKPKIQKEQAKKEATATDTNATKPKIQKEQAKKEATATDTNATKPKIQKEQAKKEATATDTNTTKPKIQKEQAKKEATPADTNTTKPKIQKEQAKKEATATDTNATKPKIQKEQAKKEATATDTNATKPKIQKEQIKKEATPAETNTTKPKIQKEQTKKEATPAETNTTKPKIQKEQAKKEATSAETNTTKPKIQKKQTKKEATPADTNTTKPKIQKEQAKKEATPADTNATNPKVQKKQTKKEATATDTNTTKPKIQKEQTKKEATPADTNTTKPKIQKEQAKKEATPADTNATNPKVQKKQTKKEATATDTNTTKPKIQKEQTKKEATAADTNTTKPKIQQEQAKKEATAADTNASNPKIQKEQTKKEATPAETNTTKPKIQKEQTRKEATVASH; from the exons ATGGCATCAAGTGAAGAAG ATGAAGATTATGAAGACGATtacgaagatgatgatgatgtaaatgatgaggaggaggaagatgaagatgaggaagatgatgatgaggaggaggatgatgatgaggaggaacatgaagatgaggaggatgaagaagatgatgatgaggaagaagatgatgatgaagatgattatgaTGAGGAAGAAGATGACGATGAAGATGATTATGATGAGGAAGAAGATGACGATGAAGATGATTATGATgaggaagaagatgatgatgaagatgattatgatgaggaagaggatgataatgaggaagatgatgattatgatgatgaagaggatTATGATGAGGAAGAAGATGAAAAAGATGGTGACAAGATCTCTG ATAAGCAGGTGCAGGAAAAAATGCCAACAGAGAGCCAGAAAATGAAGGAGTCGGGGAATGAAAAAGCTGCTAAAATTCAGAAgaatcaaacaaacaaagaagCCGCTGCAGCTGACACAAATGCTACAACTCCTAAAATCCAGAGggaacaaacaaagaaagaagcTGCTGCAGCTGACACAAATACTACGAAGCCTAAAACCcagaagaaacaaacaaagaaagaagcCACTCCAGCTGATACAAATACTACGAAGCCTAAAATCcagaagaaacaaacaaagaaagaagcCACTGCAACTGTTACAAATACTACGAAGCCTAAAATCCAGAAGGAACAAGCAAAGAAAGAAGCCACTCCAGCTGACACAAATACTACGAAGCCTAAAATCCAGAAGGAACAAGCAAAGAAAGAAGCCACTGCAACTGATACAAATGCTACGAAGCCTAAAATCCAGAAGGAACAAGCAAAGAAAGAAGCCACTGCAACTGATACAAATGCTACGAAGCCTAAAATCCAGAAGGAACAAGCAAAGAAAGAAGCCACTGCAACTGATACAAATACTACGAAGCCTAAAATCCAGAAGGAACAAGCAAAGAAAGAAGCCACTCCAGCTGACACAAATACTACGAAGCCTAAAATCCAGAAGGAACAAGCAAAGAAAGAAGCCACTGCAACTGATACAAATGCTACGAAGCCTAAAATCCAGAAGGAACAAGCAAAGAAAGAAGCCACTGCAACTGATACAAATGCTACGAAGCCTAAAATCCAGAAGgaacaaataaagaaagaagcCACTCCAGCTGAAACAAATACTACGAAGCCTAAAATCCAGAAggaacaaacaaagaaagaagcCACTCCAGCTGAAACAAATACTACGAAGCCTAAAATCCAGAAGGAACAAGCAAAGAAAGAAGCCACTTCAGCTGAAACAAATACTACGAAGCCTAAAATCcagaagaaacaaacaaagaaagaagcCACCCCAGCTGATACAAATACTACGAAGCCTAAAATCCAGAAGGAACAAGCTAAGAAAGAAGCCACTCCAGCTGACACAAATGCTACAAATCCTAAAGTCcagaagaaacaaacaaagaaagaagcCACTGCAACTGATACAAATACTACGAAGCCTAAAATCCAGAAggaacaaacaaagaaagaagcCACCCCAGCTGATACAAATACTACGAAGCCTAAAATCCAGAAGGAACAAGCTAAGAAAGAAGCCACTCCAGCTGACACAAATGCTACAAATCCTAAAGTCcagaagaaacaaacaaagaaagaagcCACTGCAACTGATACAAATACTACGAAGCCTAAAATCCAGAAggaacaaacaaagaaagaagcCACTGCAGCTGACACAAATACTACGAAGCCTAAAATCCAGCAGGAACAAGCAAAGAAAGAAGCCACTGCAGCTGACACAAATGCTTCAAATCCTAAAATCCAGAAggaacaaacaaagaaagaagcCACTCCAGCCGAAACAAATACTACGAAGCCTAAAATCCAGAAGGAACAAACAAGGAAAGAAGCCACTGTAGCATCTCATTAA
- the LOC130222152 gene encoding 46 kDa FK506-binding nuclear protein-like yields the protein MASDFIAEDLDDISISSCCLEDEDEDEEDEDEENEDNENEDEEDEDDECDHEVLYVESDQDVTFEQETTVGVEKSEAASGESQITKGAKQVLKSHQSSDPALVPAKKKARHRKGQKKKPTAPKCKEEEIITEEELKQEENENQWKMTKTVAVGAGVAAVAVATVGLAVVTGGTSLLAKAAILAGIGAVKKMTKKNSKKKK from the exons AAGATGAGGATGAGGACGAAGAAGATGAGGATGAAGAAAATGAGGACAATGAAAATGAGGATGAagaagatgaggatgatgaatGTGATCATGAAGTGTTGTATGTTGAAAGTGATCAGGATGTGACCTTTG AACAGGAAACAACGGTGGGCGTTGAGAAATCAGAAGCGGCGTCTGGTGAGTCTCAGATCACAAAAGGAGCCAAACAGGTATTAAAATCTCATCAATCAAGTGATCCTGCACTGGTCCCTGCTAAAAAGAAAGCACGCCATCGAAAGGGCCAAAAAAAGAAACCTACAG CACCCAAATGTAAAGAAGAGGAGATTATCACTGAGGAGGAGCTGAAACAAGAAGAGAACGAAAACCAGTGGAAGATGACGAAGACGGTGGCGGTGGGAGCTGGTGTGGCGGCAGTGGCGGTGGCCACTGTGGGTTTAGCGGTGGTTACAGGAGGAACGTCTTTACTCGCCAAGGCTGCAATTCTTGCAGGTATAGGTGcagtaaaaaaaatgacaaagaagaacagtaaaaaaaagaaatag